DNA sequence from the bacterium genome:
GGGAGACGACCTCGCCGAAGGTGGAGAGGAAGAACCGGCGGAGCTCGCCCAGCTGACGACGACTCCCGCCGAGCCCGACGCCGAATAGGCCCCCGACGGCTCGAGTTGGCGCCAGTTGCCTGAAGACCAGCAGCCGATGCCGTCCGGTGCGCTCCTTCGCTGGGGCTCGTGGATCTATCTGGTGCTGGCGGTGGCGGCGGTCTTGTGGCTAGGGCTGCGCGATGGCTTGATTCCGATGGCCTTGTTTCTTGATCGCACGACCTGGCTCCTGGATCTAGCGGTTGGCGCCGCTGCAGCGGCCGCCGTGATCGGGCTCTGGCAGCTCGGGTTGCATCTGTTGCCGAGTGCTCGAGCGCTCGAAAGAACCATCGCCGAGACGGTCGGGCCGCTGAGCGGCGCCGAGGTTGTCACGCTGGCGGTTCTCTCCGGCTTCGCCGAAGAGCTCTTCTTCCGAGGTGCGGTTCAGTCCCAGTGGGGGATTCTGCCCGCGACGCTGTTCTTCGCTCTGCTTCATATGGGTCCGGGGCGGGAGTTCCGCTTGTGGACGGTATTTGCTCTGCTGGCGGGAGCTGCCTTGGGGGCTCTCATGATCTGGCGGGGCAACCTTCTGGCGCCGACCGTCGCTCATTTTTCGGTGAATCTAGTAGGGCTCTCACGTCTGCGGAAACTGACCCCGGCGCCACCAGAGCCCCCAGTTGACCTCTGCTAGACTGACTGCCGTTTTCTTGGAGGTGTGACGAATGGCGACAGATTCGAACGATGTGCTGACTCGCGTGGACGGCGAGAAGCCCGGATATCTGGGGCAGCTCAAGGACT
Encoded proteins:
- a CDS encoding CPBP family intramembrane metalloprotease produces the protein MPEDQQPMPSGALLRWGSWIYLVLAVAAVLWLGLRDGLIPMALFLDRTTWLLDLAVGAAAAAAVIGLWQLGLHLLPSARALERTIAETVGPLSGAEVVTLAVLSGFAEELFFRGAVQSQWGILPATLFFALLHMGPGREFRLWTVFALLAGAALGALMIWRGNLLAPTVAHFSVNLVGLSRLRKLTPAPPEPPVDLC